The Neomonachus schauinslandi chromosome 13, ASM220157v2, whole genome shotgun sequence DNA segment ATAGTGAatggcaagaaaaaacaaaaaacaaacttaagtatttttttttttaagattttatttatttggcagagagagacacagcgagagagggaacacaagcagagggagtgggagagggagaagcaggcttcccgctgagcagggagcctgatgtggggctcgattccaggaccctgggatcatgacctgagctgaaggcagacacttaacgactgagccacccaggcatccccaaactTAAGTAttcttgagaaagaaataaaccttATTTGTAAATGACAGAGTGTGTATGTAGAAGATTAAAATCTGTAAACTATTAGAAGTATTAAGTGTACTTGGCAAGGTTCCTATatatagaataatataaaaagagttgtgtttaaaaaaaaaagttgtggcgcccgggtggctcagtccttaagtgtctgcctttggctcaggtcatgatcgcagggtcctgggatcaagcctcgagaaaggctctctgctcagcagggagtctgcttctccctctacccctccccctgcttgtgcttgctctatcataaaaaaatcttaaaaaaattttttagaaaagttgtgtttttatataccaacaacaaaaatgaaaagaaactactatttataacagcataaaaaaatcaatctttGGAATAGGTATAGTGAAATATATGCAAGACTtgtatactaaaaactacaaaacactgaaaaACCCTAAAGATCTGGGTAAATTCAGTTATGAACTGAATACTCAATTGGAACACTTAATATTTTagagatgtcagttctccccaaattgatctatggattcaatgcaataTCAAATTCTCAGCAGGATATTTTAGTGTATatcaagctgattctaaaatttatatggaaatgcaaactcAAGTCATATTACCTCCAGATAGTTTAGCAAGCACTTCCCATAAACAGTTGTAATAAATGTACATAATCAGAATAGCATAATTCTGATATGCCTGTACATAATCAGGAAATACTATGTTACTACCGTCTAACTCTCAGACTTcattccagttttttgttttttttttttaaagattttttcatttatttgagagagagagcaaagtaAGCAAGAACACGAGCAAGAGGGTGaggcaggttccctgctcagcagggatggtgcagggctcaatcccaggactctgtgatcatgacccgagtggaagggagacaaccgactgagacacacaggcaccccagatgTCATTCCAGTTTTGCCAGATGTTTCAGtaatggtgtttttttgttttttggtttttttgtagCATACAGATCCTTCCCTAGTTAAGCGTCAGATGCAACAAGCCCTGACCAGTACCTTGATTGCAGTCTTATGACCCTAAGCATAGAACCCAGCTAGTCTGTGCCTTACTCTTCACCCATAGAAATGGtgggataataaatgtgtgttgttttaagccactaagttaaTTTGTTatacaatagaaaattaatactcATCCCTTTCTaattgattttagttctttttttaaaagtttatttattttagtaatctctacacccaacatgggggttgaacttacaaccccaagatcaagagtcacatgctcttccaattgAGCTGGCCAGGCACCCAGATTTTAGTTGGGTCATTACTTCCTATCTAGATCCCTCTAGCCCCAGGGTTAAAGCTTCctgctttctttgctcatctcTGGGTTGCCTCATGATTCCCTCAGGCTTGTCAGCATTTTCAACTCTTTTGTAACTAGTTCTCCATATTAAGTTTTTCTGTTGAATTACCTGCCTTGAGTTCTGTTTTCTTGATTACCTTTGACTAATACATGTGGTTAAGAATTGCTattctcttggggtgcctgggtggctcagtcgatttgagcatccaactcttgattttggcttaggtcatgatctcagagttgtgaaatcaagccctgctttgtggtgggtgctgggtgtggagcctgcttaagattctctctttctctctctctctctctgccaccccctgccctccccccacccctgtttgtgctctcactctctctcaaaaaaaagaattgctattctcttaccacaattaaaaatttaaaagcagggaggggagggaagaatatCTATTATCTACAAATCTATAGTAGTGGTTTGATAATAGGCAATATTCTTTTAAGTATTACCTCCAGAACACAGCTCCAATATATTTACTCTTCTCCACGTTGAATCATTCTAACCCTAAGCCATCATTATCTCCTGATCAAGGATGCTCAGGTAATAGGTTTTCTAATAGATGTTCTCTTCCCCTTGCCCCTGTTCATCAGCCAGTGTGATGAAGCCAAGTAACATGGAAgtggttggagagagagagaattttaaacattctgtGTTGGATATGCTTCATTTAATTCAGAGTTACTGGTATAGACCTGTCTTTATGTAATAGATTAAAATACCTTTTGACTTTGTTGATGAGTGGTGCATTTCAATTATCTAATGAGTATGAACTATAATATCAATTTATTTCCAAGATCAGCTGTAGCtcagagaagaaattaaagtagAATACAGACTGAACTGTATcctaaagaggtaaaagaactaGTTAGGACAACCTGTGATTCTGTTCCACAGTgttaagtaattttctttctttctttttttttttttaaattttatttatttatttgacagagagagagggacagcacaaacagggggagcagcagagggagagggagaagcagactccctgctgagcagggagcccgatgtggggctcgatcccaggaccctgagatcatgacctgagccgaaggcagacgcttaaccgactgagccacccaggtgcccatccttAAGTAATTTTCAACTAGCTCTTTCTAGGGCTTATTTTGTTACATGTTTGTTGCTGATATGAATCTTTATAAACTCAGAGATACAAGAAATCTTACATTTATTACTTTCTgtgaaaatctaattttttttttttatagattttatttatttatttgacagagagagagcgagagcaggaacacaagcagggggagtgggagagggagaggcaggtttcccaccgagcagggagcccgatgtgggactcgatcccaggaccctgggatcatgacctgagccgaaggcagacgcttaacgactgagccacccaggcgcccgaaaatctaatttcttaaaaagtaaattcaggctcccatacagatataaaattgaacactttatagattttatttaactcaagcAATGAAGGAACCAGGCAGATGTTATAACTGGTTGagaggaaaagttttaaaaagcacaaatttatatgtaataaagGAATGTTGAAATTAATGTACAAATGGAGGCAAAACTGATTTTTCCACAGTGTAGGAGGAGGGGGAATGCATCTGAACCTCTGTCAGATAAGACAGAATTTGGGAGGTCTATAGACAAGAATTATTTTGCATTGCTATCAATTATCTACAACTTACAGACTTGTAAAATATCTCCTATATAATGATCATTATCATAACAAGGAGGGGTGTTCTCTAGACAAGACAATTTTCTATTGCAGCACACATTTTCTCCTACATCTTTAATTTGACTAAGCCCTGTCCTTGGGCTGGTAGAAAACTCAACCACAGATAATAGTTGGGTTTCCATTCCTTAAATTCATGAGACATTTCCAGAGGGCTTTAGAAAGAGCTGAACACTTGGTGAGGCCCTACTGGTCCCTTACGTGTTTACTGCTGATATATTTATGGCATAAACCCAAATGATTCCTTTTGTGCTATGCTGGGTACATCCAGGTTTGCCAAGGATTGAAGCTTAGGGCAATATCAATGGTGCAGGAAGATGAAGGATAATGTAGTGGTTTTTTGTTCTCACCAGAATTTTTAGCAATAGCTTAGGGCATATCAATGGTGCAGGAAGATGAAGGATAATGTAGTGGTTTTTTGTTCTcaccagaatttttattttttattttttaaagatttttatttatttatttatttgacagagagagacacagcaagagagggaacagaagcagggggagtgggaaagggagaagcaggcttccgccaagcagggagcccgatgcggggctcgatcccaggaccctgagatcatgacctgagctgaaggcagatgcttaacgactgagccacccaggcgccccctcaccagaatttttaaagacttgCTTCTTTTCAGCTTCCCCATAGATTGTGCATTAGGCTGTTTGACCCTTTACTCTGGTTTCTTTAGGTATTTGAGCCCACTATCAAGTCCAACTTTCCTAGGTGGACCAAGCAGTCATTCCTCTTGAGTCCTGTCATCTATGAGGGCACTGGTAGGAAGGGGGACATGGTCTCATTATTTGGGGTCCTGTACCCCACCATCTGCTTTCCAGTCTCGgaattctcctcctcccctttccaatttctcattttcctcttgtACCTCCCTCTAGCTTAATGCCCTGAAAGATTCCAggcacactctttttttttttttttttttaaacaaaattcacattttatttaggttgaaataaactatacaaaattgattttcttcaccaaaaataacagcaatattttctgtattattcctagataaaccacaaaacacttatttttgtaggTTTTCCAGGTTTTGTTTATAAATCAAGACGAGGCAGTAGATATAGTCATGGAAAAAGAGGAGAACAGACAAATCAGTTGTCAGTATCCATGGCCTCTGATCCTGTCTTGACCATGAACAGAGGTGTTCAACATATACCTGCTAAAAAGCTTATGAAGACGTAGGTGTTCTACATACACTTGCTGAAGAGCTTATGAAGATGTAGGCTCAACAAAGGAATGTAAACAGCAACAATCCAATGTGGAACAACAATGGCAGGCTCTCCCATTCAAACTTTAACTGTAACTTGTTCCTTTAAGTTTATTTGATAAAGACAAAATCTCTACTGCAATCCTTGCCTGGCAAGCTCacgtgtttctctctctctctgtctggtaACTCCCTTAACTGTCCATTACAGATTTTTAACATACTAACACTCCTACTATTCAAAGGTCACTCTGAGCTTCattgtaacattttataaaatgtactcCTTCCTCCCATACCTCTTCAAAATCTTTATCTTCTAAGAACTGATAACTCAATACCAGACAATTGGATCCAGTGacaataaatgttttatctaaaatgACTTAACTAAAACAATTCCCAAGTGCCATTAGCAGAGATCCCACAGAAGTGTAATGTGGCACTTTCAATGCTATCTTCTGGAACAGGTATGTCTCCAAAGCATGAGAGTTTAAACAGGGGCCATTTAAATTGGCAGATTATCAATGGCTAATGTACTCAATGAGAGGTCGACAGGTCAAGATATTCAGTGATTAAGTGGCCTACATACACCTGACAGCTTTTCTGTAAgatgttttcaaatttcttacaGATTTTTCCAAATATCAAACATAAGAGAAAGCCTACTTTAAAAGTCTTTTAGGTATTTTCAATGGTTTCTGAGTTATCTGTAGGAAGCTCTGACTTAGTTGTATAGAGTTTGATATATGTGTCCACCATTAAATCCAGATCAtgttttatatcaaaatttatgttAAGCAAAGCCAAGTTACTTGACCTTTGGTCTGTCAAAGTGTTCCTCAGGTATGCTTTGAGACGCTTTCGCCCATTTTCATAGCGTTCATTCTCAACCTTCATCACAGGAAGAATACATAGGACTTTTAGCAATGCATAAACATTAGGAAAAAACTTAATGTCTGGTAGATGCAGGGCTTCATAAATGGTGGATGGAAGCTCTATATCTTTCCCTCTGTGTTTCCACTTGATTCTCCAGCAATGCAGCTCAGCTGAGAGTGTGTCGGgattgggcaagtcacttctgtACATGTCAGCATGGTGCTCCTCCGATGTATTAAATTTGAGCTGTCCCATGACAGAGGGTACAAGAGATAAGCATTTAAGAGCTTTGAGGTGCTGTTCTGAGAATATATCTTTCAGTTCCTGAATAATGTGTTCCACTGTTGGAACACTTAGAGTTTCTTTATAGTAACTCTCAGAAGTGAGCTGAGATTCCAGGTTACCTTGCTGGGCTCTGCGGAATTTCCCAGGGAGTTTCATCTGAACATCAAGCTTAGTTGCCAAATTTGTGGCTTCTTCAAACCAAAATTCATGATAAACTTCAATATTTTCCATCACTTCATTTAGTGAATGCAGCACTGCAGTCAAGCTACTggctgcaaagaagacatcagagGTTTGCCCTTGAAGGTTTTTCCCAAAGGCTCTTGTAAAAGATAGAACATTTTTAAGAACAACAATGGTAACGATGAAATCAAAATCTGTTACTGCACTACAGAGTACAAAAGCTCGACCAGCTATATAGTTATTCCATCTAATATTTGTATCACTATTTATACCATCTAAACATAAAACAAGTGCTTGTAGGAGGTCcactaaaatttcaaaagcatCATGCCTGCCTGTCCACTGAGAATGGCAGATTTCCTTCAGTTCTTTACCCTTTTCCTCATTGTTCTGAAAGAGGACAGAAATTACATTGTCAAGCTCCAAAAGCAATTGTGGAGATCGATGGAAGAAAGAACAAACTTCCTCAATTGTTCCTAACGCAACAGATACTCCCACAACAGGCACTGATTTTGCCAACCATATATTTAAGGCACAGGAAGAGCAAAGTGTGTAGACAGCTTGGGGATATTTCTCTAAAAGTCTAGAAGCAACGACtttcattttggaagaaaatccaCTGGACACAATGTAAGCCTGGCCACGACAATACTCCATGTTTAACCCCCACTTCTCAGTTATCGTAGTGTGAAATTTTACAGCCAAAATTTCTGCATCAGCTTCATAAGGCAAGAAGCCCACAAATTCCTCTCTCAGGTTATGAGATTCATCAACAAACCTCACCAACACAGGCAAGTGTTCTTCCCCTGCTATGTCCACTACGTCATCAGTGATGATGGAAAAGAAGTGGGAGTCTCTCACTTCCCTGAGGGTCTCCTCCCGAATGCAGCTCTCACAGATGTCTAGCATCTGTTTCTGCTGTGTTTTCGAGCAGAACAATGTGTTAACTGCTGTTGTCTCAAAGCGCTTTCTCAGAACCTCTTCACCAGAATTTATCCGGCACTCCAGCAGTGCTTGGAAGTTATCCGGAGTAAACAGACCCTCTGGGATTTCATCAGTTTCATGCCCATCCAGAGGGatgttttgttttcccataagaatcaaaatttcaaataaagattttaagtattccttgttttctttctcttcaaggGTTAAAGGTAAAATGTCTTCATCCTGTTCTTCACCCCCTTCTTCTGCACTGGGATTCTGAGCattgctgttatttatttctttatgttttggtTCCTGTTCAGaagtttcatcaatttttttctgtttcagtgtcCTGATTTCATCTTCACTCAATTCTTTTATTCGTTTTCTGTGTCTACTATGTGGATTGTTCAAATGACTGGTAAGATCAAATATTGTTGGTATTGCATTATCTCGAAGAACTGTCCTATAAGGACTAGTTCTACAGATCATAGAGGTCTCaaagtgtttggcacataatCGATAATGTTTATTTAGTTGATCAGGTGTTTTATCTTCTAAGTCTGCTCTCCTACAATTCTCCACCCACTTCTGGCATCTGGCCGGATCCCGCGGGAACCTGAAAAAGGCCAGGTCCGACTGCGTACTCTTCCTCGTGCAGTTGGGGGCAGCGCAGAAGTTCGGCATCGTCGCCCACCCGCCGGCcggcccagccctcccctccccgcctcctcaGGGCAGCCCGCCCGCCCGTcggggccggggaggggagcCAGGCCGGCCGGCCGGCTCGGCAAGGCCGGCGcgccggggggaggggcggcgggcgAGAAGCCGCGTCCAGGCACACTCTTAACAAAAACTAGGAAGGGAAGCTGAAGCAAGGGAAAGCTTTCCTGGTTACTCAGGGGATCTAAAAGGGGAAAAAtccagagaacaaaaaaaaattcttatttcatttttttgttcttttacaaGGTAAACAAATATCTTGCTACCATatttcctcattcattcactcaaacatttagcatttattgaatatttcctGTATTAGCAGCTGGAATTATAACAAATTCTTCATCTAGGGATCTCGTAGTCTGGGAGATAGTCAAAGGAGTCATCAGAGTGACAGtgcaatattttaaacatacagtaAGATCATTCTAAGgaaatttagctttttaaaaaaaatttttttttaaagattttatttatttattttgacagagagagggagacagcgagagagggaacacaagcaggggggaatggaagagggagaagcaggcttcccgccgagcagggagcccgatgcggagctcgatcccaggaccctgggatcatgacctgagccgaaggcagatgcttaacgactgagccacccaggcgccccggaaatttagctttttaattgttaaaaagtATAATCACAAATATGAAAAAGTCAGTTTATATCACAGAATCTCTGCTTTCTGGGTAGGTTATAGATAAGTTCAAACCTAATTCCTGAGAccaatttgtcatttttaagagaaaacccAAATTCTAGTTTTGTATTAATATAATTTTGGACAAAACTCTCACTTGTTGCAGGTATGAATCTTAACTCCACAAACTTGAGTGTGTGAGATGTCACCTTTTTTTGTGttcttaaaatcaaattaaatttgaCTGTGAACCTAGCAAAGTCAACTACATGGCTGTGTGACCTGTGTAGTGTCACAGGGCTGCCTCCCCAGCAGGGCTCCCTCCACACTTGGTTCaatgctctgctgttgctgtcttgaaattcttgataattttatatttggacTTGTGCTTTGTAACTGAATCCAATAGGACTGCAGAGCATGCACTGGAACAGAGGGGATAGACAGAATATGTGTCTATCTGATGCTGTTCCTTGCTGCCCTGTTGGTGCGTAGCATTTGAGGTGCCCACGATTTCAGAATTCCAGTGGACACACAACGCCTGAGTCAGCAAGTCTCAAAGGAGTACAAAGAGTGTTGGGTTTCCCTCTGAGTAAGAGGCGAGGTAGGGTGGCTGACAGTTCTAGAGCCCATGCTTTCTTTTTGAACCAGAACTTCCTTGGCAGAAAGAAGACAATGACATATTAAACACAAATAACCTAGGAATGCTATCGTCCTTTCTTACTTGTGTCACTTGCCTGTTTTAGCCAACCACGTACCCTGAAAAAGATGacatagaaggagagagaaagatagggcaacccataattcttttttccatCAGTTCTTCCTTATTCAGCAGTCAACTGAGGGTAGAGTATTGATTGAATGTGTgcatatgaaatgaaataaaaaccagttGCAGTGTTTCCACTGTTCTGGTAAGAATAAAGTACATATACATCAGTGAGCTACAAAATAAGGATTCTGTAATTTTGGTGAT contains these protein-coding regions:
- the LOC110569951 gene encoding 52 kDa repressor of the inhibitor of the protein kinase, translated to MPNFCAAPNCTRKSTQSDLAFFRFPRDPARCQKWVENCRRADLEDKTPDQLNKHYRLCAKHFETSMICRTSPYRTVLRDNAIPTIFDLTSHLNNPHSRHRKRIKELSEDEIRTLKQKKIDETSEQEPKHKEINNSNAQNPSAEEGGEEQDEDILPLTLEEKENKEYLKSLFEILILMGKQNIPLDGHETDEIPEGLFTPDNFQALLECRINSGEEVLRKRFETTAVNTLFCSKTQQKQMLDICESCIREETLREVRDSHFFSIITDDVVDIAGEEHLPVLVRFVDESHNLREEFVGFLPYEADAEILAVKFHTTITEKWGLNMEYCRGQAYIVSSGFSSKMKVVASRLLEKYPQAVYTLCSSCALNIWLAKSVPVVGVSVALGTIEEVCSFFHRSPQLLLELDNVISVLFQNNEEKGKELKEICHSQWTGRHDAFEILVDLLQALVLCLDGINSDTNIRWNNYIAGRAFVLCSAVTDFDFIVTIVVLKNVLSFTRAFGKNLQGQTSDVFFAASSLTAVLHSLNEVMENIEVYHEFWFEEATNLATKLDVQMKLPGKFRRAQQGNLESQLTSESYYKETLSVPTVEHIIQELKDIFSEQHLKALKCLSLVPSVMGQLKFNTSEEHHADMYRSDLPNPDTLSAELHCWRIKWKHRGKDIELPSTIYEALHLPDIKFFPNVYALLKVLCILPVMKVENERYENGRKRLKAYLRNTLTDQRSSNLALLNINFDIKHDLDLMVDTYIKLYTTKSELPTDNSETIENT